Proteins from a genomic interval of Coccinella septempunctata chromosome 2, icCocSept1.1, whole genome shotgun sequence:
- the LOC123307774 gene encoding myrosinase 1-like, which translates to MVLNLLWMFLKFLPIITTAVQGLRNLTFPNNFKFGVATSAYQIEGAWNEDGKGQSIWDHYLHKYPYLVKDKSNGDIACDSYHKYKEDVKLLKDLGVDFYRFSIAWTRIIPMGYKDSGVSLEGIEYYNNLIDELLASDIEPYVTIFHWDTPKTLEENGGWLNNSIVDHYVSYARILFELYGDRVKHWLTFNEFSQFCEEGYSRAEKAPFKSLQGIGGYQCTHNALIAHSRTYKMYVEEFKISQKGFLGLSVDTAWAEPKTDSILDKLAAEEEMLFSYFYYLHPLIFGDYPTLLKMKISLKSSVQGFRTSRLPKFNESEIELLRGSFDFIGLNHYTTALCSWSNQKFPVPSELDDCGVKQSQNTTWKISAAPWLAEVPWGLRKLLVWIKEKLNNPPLLITENGWATTDSNLDDNDRMNYHTKYLSEVLKAIHDDDCNVIGYTAWTLMDNFEWMSGYGEKFGLVQVDLTSTNRTRTPKDSFFLYQKIIRNRKLIE; encoded by the exons ATGGTCCTGAATTTGCTATGGATGTTCTTGAAGTTTTTACC aataataACCACAGCAGTCCAGGGTTTGAGAAATCTCACATTtccaaataattttaaattcggtGTAGCGACCTCGGCATATCAGATAGAAGGTGCTTGGAATGAAGACG gtAAAGGACAAAGTATTTGGGACCACTATCTCCACAAGTATCCTTATttagttaaggataaatcaaatGGTGACATCGCATGTGATTCTTATCACAAATATAAGGAAGACGTCAAGCTATTGAAAGATTTAGGAGTAGATTTTTATAGGTTTTCAATAGCATGGACAAGAATCATTCCTATGGGATATAAAGATTCAGGAGTTAGTCTAGAAGGAAtagaatattataataatttgaTTGACGAACTTCTTGCAAGTGATATTGAACCCTATGTTACTATATTCCATTGGGACACACCGAAAACTTTGGAAGAAAATG GTGGCTGGTTGAACAATAGTATTGTCGACCACTATGTATCTTATGCACGAATACTGTTCGAATTATACGGAGATAGAGTAAAACACTGGTTGACTTTCAACGAATTCAGCCAGTTTTGCGAGGAGGGTTATAGTAGAGCAGAAAAAGCTCCTTTCAAAAGTCTTCAAGGTATTGGAGGTTATCAATGCACACATAATGCGTTGATAGCTCACTCAAGAACTTACAAAATGTATGTAGAAGAGttcaaaatttcacaaaaaG GTTTTCTTGGACTTTCTGTTGACACAGCTTGGGCCGAGCCAAAAACAGATAGTATATTAGATAAGTTGGCAGCCGAGGAGGAAATGTTATTTTCT TATTTCTATTACTTGCATCCCCTCATTTTTGGAGACTATCCTACTCTTCTAAAGATGAAGATCAGTTTGAAGAGTTCTGTTCAAGGTTTCCGCACTTCAAGATTACCTAAATTTAATGAGAGTGAAATAGAATTGTTAAGGGGAAGTTTCGATTTTATAGGTTTGAATCATTACACAACAGCATTGTGTTCCTGGTCAAACCAGAAATTCCCAGTTCCTTCAGAGCTCGACGACTGTGGGGTAAAACAAAGCCAAAACACCACATGGAAG ATTTCCGCTGCTCCATGGTTAGCTGAAGTACCGTGGGGTTTGAGAAAACTTTTAGTATGGATAAAGGAAAAATTGAACAATCCGCCATTGCTTATAACAGAAAACGGTTGGGCAACAACCGATTCAAATTTGGACGATAATGATAGAATGAATTATCATACAAAATATCTTTCAGAAGTTCTGAAAGCTATTCATGATGACGATTGTAATGTGATCGGTTACACAGCTTGGACTCTCATGGATAATTTCGAGTGGATGTCTGGTTATGG GGAAAAATTTGGTTTGGTTCAAGTGGATTTAACTAGTACAAACAGGACAAGAACACCTAAAGATTCATTCTTCCTATATCAGAAAATtataagaaatagaaaattaatcgaatga
- the LOC123306492 gene encoding myrosinase 1-like, translated as MSMTVIHSIAFLFLTAVSCEVSNYSFPENFQFGVATASYQIEGGWNEGGRSESIWDYNLHQNPNLTDDKSNGDIACDSYHKWKEDIEIVKNLGVDFYRLSISWSRILPSALKGSELSTEGVIYYNNIIDELIANNIVPYVTIFHWDTPQVLEFKGGWLNETVIEDYIYYARILFELYGDRVKHWITFNEPHQICEQGYATAEKAPFKTLQGTGDYLCYHHVAIAHGKIYRIYEEEYKPTQKGQVGITIDCVFGAPKTDTEEDKQAAIDYMEFQYGWFAHPILSGNYPPLMIEKIGELSRREGFPKSRLPEFTQDEIKIINGSFDFLGLNHYTTVLCSYGGNYPVPSHRNDLGTIDSIDPSWKPSAADWLWEVPWGLRGLLVYIKDHYNNPPVLITENGWANRGRYIHDVDRINYMKGYLSEVLKAIYDDGCNVIGYTAWSLLDNFEWTYGYTMKFGLVYVDFESENRTRTPRDSYEIYKKIVATKSLQIY; from the exons ATGAGCATGACTGTCATTCATTCAATAGCTTTCTT ATTTTTAACAGCAGTATCTTGCGAAGTGAGTAACTATAGTTTCcctgaaaatttccaatttggAGTCGCAACAGCATCTTATCAAATAGAGGGCGGATGGAATGAGGGCG gacGATCAGAAAGCATATGGGACTATAATTTGCATCAGAATCCTAATTTGACTGATGATAAGTCTAACGGTGATATTGCTTGCGACTCCTATCATAAATGGAAAGAAGATATTGAAATTGTTAAGAACCTGGGGGTTGATTTTTATCGGTTATCGATATCATGGTCCAGGATTCTTCCATCTGCATTGAAAGGCTCCGAACTGAGTACTGAGGGTGTAATTTactataataatattattgatgAACTAATAGCTAATAATATAGTTCCTTATGTTACAATATTCCATTGGGATACTCCGCAAGTTTTGGAATTCAAAG GCGGTTGGCTGAATGAAACGGTGATCGAGGATTACATTTATTACGCTAGAATTCTTTTTGAGTTATACGGCGATAGAGTGAAACATTGGATAACTTTCAACGAACCTCACCAAATTTGCGAACAAGGGTATGCTACTGCAGAAAAAGCTCCATTCAAAACATTACAAGGAACTGGAGATTACCTATGCTATCATCATGTCGCCATTGCTCATGGAAAAATATATCGTATTTATGAAGAGGAATATAAACCAACTCAAAAAG GGCAAGTTGGAATAACGATAGATTGTGTATTTGGAGCACCGAAAACAGATACCGAAGAAGACAAACAAGCCGCTATTGATTACATGGAATTTCAG TATGGCTGGTTCGCACATCCTATCCTTTCTGGGAATTATCCACCTTtgatgattgaaaaaataggtgAATTGAGTAGAAGGGAAGGCTTTCCAAAGTCTAGATTACCGGAATTCACACAGgacgaaataaaaattataaatggAAGTTTTGATTTTTTGGGATTGAATCATTATACCACAGTATTGTGCTCCTATGGGGGAAATTATCCAGTACCATCTCATCGAAATGATTTGGGGACTATAGACAGTATTGATCCTTCCTGGAAG CCTTCAGCAGCAGACTGGTTGTGGGAGGTACCATGGGGTTTACGCGGACTTCTGGTATATATAAAAGATCACTACAATAATCCACCAGTTCTAATAACGGAAAATGGTTGGGCAAACAGGGGCAGATACATACATGACGTTGATCGAATAAATTACATGAAAGGATATCTTTCGGAAGTCCTGAAGGCGATTTATGATGATGGTTGTAATGTCATAGGTTATACTGCATGGAGTCTTTTGGATAACTTCGAATGGACTTACGGATATAC AATGAAATTCGGATTGGTCTATGTGGATTTTGAAAGTGAGAACAGAACCAGAACTCCAAGAGATTCCtatgaaatatataaaaaaattgtagcAACCAAAAGCTTACAAATTTATTAG
- the LOC123307775 gene encoding zinc finger and BTB domain-containing protein 24, whose amino-acid sequence MDVLAENYQLKWHSFSSYMHSCVAGALFNETFADVALYTSDGLSIMAHKFILSSCSQYFHQVLKLAPRMVTTLPLVVVLPPEISYQTLKILVQYMYSGESTVSKDILQQVLRGGDILKVKGLWRPKEEQEAPQKKSVKASYKENNGSSQVSQVEAEKQKSEKIKMNERPKVLNYTLNLNQEKSNNRECSENSDTGSTAKKKEMAPKDNNYNQSSVIKSTQSEKSPPTLSKQKDYEKNDVQKDTTPNNETVQFLVIKEEPLEWSEMGEGDMELMESKEVFSTEITIKPEIFADTDSGSSENMYTPLTCELCSETFTVPADWVRHVQTHTDMLPAKRQRRGRPAPDEENAPFPPLTCDMCQKMFSTPAEWVHHIQNTHTEFELHWTNRHLNKMGDGMKADKSPKKLIGPIQKVCSICTKKFPSNASMLIHKRTHTGEKPYACEYCMKGFNVKSNLLRHLRTLHDKIMQPTEVDGVTIKEEKDEEVKTD is encoded by the exons ATGGATGTTCTAGCTGAAAATTATCAGCTAAAGTGGCATTCCTTCAGTTCATATATGCACTCTTGTGTTGCTGGAGCCTTGTTTAACGAGACTTTTGCAGATGTCGCTCTTTACACATCAGATGGCCTAAGCATCATGGCTCACAAGTTCATACTTTCTTCTTGCAGTCAGTACTTTCATCAG GTTTTGAAGTTAGCTCCTCGCATGGTCACAACTCTACCTTTAGTTGTAGTTCTTCCACCAGAAATTTCTTATCAAACTCTTAAAATTCTAGTCCAATATATGTACAGTGGGGAGTCTACAGTTTCGAAAGATATTCTTCAACAAGTTTTAAGAGGTGGTGATATACTGAAAGTTAAAGGTTTGTGGAGACCTAAGGAAGAACAAGAAGCACCACAGAAAAAATCTGTCAAG GCTTCATACAAAGAAAACAATGGTTCCTCCCAAGTTTCTCAAGTAGAGGCAGAAAAAcagaaatcagaaaaaataaaaatgaacgaACGACCAAAAGTCCTCAACTATACATTGAATCTGAACCAGGAAAAGTCTAATAATAGGGAATGTTCTGAGAATTCTGATACAGGTTCAACAgcaaagaaaaaagaaatggCACCTAAAGATAATAATTATAATCAGAGTAGTGTTATTAAAAGTACCCAAAGTGAGAAATCGCCACCTACATTAAGTAAACAAAAAGATTATGAAAAGAACGATG TTCAAAAAGATACAACCCCAAATAACGAGACTGTCCAGTTCTTAGTAATCAAGGAAGAACCCCTAGAATGGTCCGAGATGGGCGAGGGAGATATGGAATTGATGGAGTCCAAAGAAGTTTTCAGTACAGAAATAACTATCAAACCAGAAATTTTTGCAGATACAGATAGTGGTAGTAGTGAAAATATGTATACACCATTAACATGTGAGCTCTGTAGTGAAACTTTCACCGTTCCGGCAGATTGGGTTAGACACGTTCAAACACATACAGATATGTTACCTGCGAAAAGGCAGCGGAGGGGAAGACCTGCACCG GATGAAGAAAATGCGCCTTTTCCACCATTGACTTGTGACATGtgtcaaaaaatgttttcaactCCAGCCGAATGGGTTCATCACATTCAAAACACCCATACAGAGTTCGAGCTTCATTGGACTAATAGACATTTAAATAAAATGGGAGATGGAATGAAGGCAGATAAATCGCCGAAAAAATTAATAGGTCCTATACAGAAG GTGTGTTCCATTTGTACCAAAAAATTTCCATCAAATGCTTCCATGTTAATACATAAAAGAACACACACTGGAGAAAAACCTTATGCTTGTGAATACTGCATGAAAGGTTTTAATGTGAAAAGTAATCTGTTGAGACATTTAAGAACACTACATGACAAAATCATGCAGCCAACAGAAGTAGATGGAGTAACAATCAAAGAGGAGAAAGATGAAGAAGTAAAGacagattaa